In one Sphingobium sp. MI1205 genomic region, the following are encoded:
- a CDS encoding TolC family protein, with translation MFKSLRAALLAAACMPSMVLAEPLTMEDAVGRVLASAPQNAVASARADALSAARRAADTKPSASIDVLAENLGVGGRDLNDQVQVEAVYSQRLERGGKRAARIAVVESDLALARTEAVVTRLDLIALVQRHYVDVQAAEAEIGIAREKVAIAEQMNREVARRVSSARDPLFAGTRARTQLAEARVDLELAIHARDKAKERLATLWGGSGEGLEISAAEFLDFSRSEKGDALSAPDLAVHEARVTRAEKATALQRTQAVQDPTVSAGPRYLAGTGDVALVAGVSLPLGNRRLNQANVAEAEAQRRQADAALSVARFQQTRALALAAENVEESRHEAEAIRDKVIPGARQTLAEVRAGYNRGGFTFNDVSAAQSALATARARLVAAARRYYEAGVDYDRLTGRYANLAQEARP, from the coding sequence ATGTTCAAGTCCTTGCGGGCCGCGCTTCTCGCGGCAGCATGCATGCCATCCATGGTTCTCGCAGAGCCTTTGACGATGGAGGACGCGGTCGGTCGCGTCCTCGCATCAGCACCTCAAAATGCCGTCGCATCAGCCCGTGCAGATGCACTGTCCGCAGCTCGGCGGGCAGCCGACACCAAGCCGTCGGCCAGTATTGACGTCCTGGCTGAAAATCTCGGGGTCGGCGGCCGGGATCTCAACGACCAGGTCCAGGTCGAAGCCGTTTACAGTCAGCGGCTGGAGCGTGGGGGCAAAAGGGCTGCGCGGATCGCGGTCGTCGAGAGCGATCTGGCGCTGGCGCGCACCGAAGCCGTCGTGACCAGGCTGGACCTTATTGCTCTGGTGCAGCGCCATTATGTCGATGTGCAAGCTGCCGAGGCCGAGATCGGCATCGCGCGGGAGAAGGTTGCCATTGCGGAGCAGATGAACCGCGAAGTCGCCCGGCGGGTCAGCTCCGCGCGCGATCCGCTGTTCGCCGGCACACGCGCGCGCACCCAACTTGCCGAGGCGCGCGTCGATCTGGAACTGGCGATCCATGCGCGCGACAAGGCGAAGGAGCGGCTCGCAACCCTGTGGGGAGGATCGGGCGAAGGGCTGGAAATCAGTGCGGCGGAGTTCCTTGACTTCAGCCGAAGTGAAAAGGGTGACGCGCTCTCGGCTCCCGATCTTGCCGTGCACGAGGCTCGCGTGACGCGCGCCGAGAAGGCGACGGCCCTGCAGCGAACCCAGGCCGTCCAGGATCCGACCGTCTCCGCCGGACCGCGCTATCTGGCTGGAACGGGTGACGTTGCGCTCGTTGCAGGTGTGTCACTACCTCTCGGCAACCGGCGTCTCAACCAGGCCAATGTAGCGGAAGCCGAGGCGCAACGTCGCCAGGCCGATGCGGCGCTGTCCGTTGCTCGTTTCCAGCAGACGCGCGCGCTCGCCCTTGCGGCAGAAAATGTCGAGGAGTCCCGGCATGAAGCGGAGGCTATTCGTGACAAGGTGATTCCGGGTGCGCGCCAGACGCTTGCCGAGGTGCGCGCCGGTTACAACCGTGGAGGCTTCACCTTCAATGATGTGTCAGCGGCCCAGTCGGCGCTCGCGACTGCGCGTGCGCGCCTGGTCGCCGCTGCGCGCCGCTATTATGAGGCCGGGGTGGATTATGACCGCCTCACCGGCCGCTACGCCAATCTTGCCCAGGAGGCACGTCCATGA